The DNA segment GATAGCCGCAATAACTTCGGGTCTTACTGCAGTAGTTGCAGCATTATCAAGATATACTGTATTCATGTTGCAAAGGTACAATTCTTAGATAATATTCCCGACATTCATATTCTTTAGCTTGTTGCCAGAAAAATATCTTATTTTTGTTTTAAATTAAATCTTACAATGAAAAAGTTTCTGATTTTAGCGCTTATTACAATATTTGCCACAGGCTGTGACGACGGAATTATAAAGGTCGAAAATCTCGATTTTGCTGACTCAGTTACACAAAGTTGTGGGAATTTGGTTTTTAAATTAAATGATAACGAGGCGTTGCTTATTTCGCTTCCTGAAGCTGCCTACAACACTGCTTTTACTAATAAACCGACTGCAGTAGGTGTTCCGATTCTAATTCCAATTAATTCTGATAACAGAGTTTTATATCGATTTTATGATGGAACTGTAAGTTCAGAAACAGTATGCAACGTCATTCCTCCCATAAATCCGAAGGCCCAAGATGAGTGGATTGGTATTTCTGGAAACATACAAATTACCACTACGGCGATTATCGAACCAAATACCGACTTAGAAGGTGGTCAGAAAATTAGTGGATACAAGCATCAGATAACCTTCAAAAACATTACTTTCCAAAAGGAAGGTGGAAACCAATTTTATGACACGTTTGTTTTTGGAGTATTTCAGCAATCTGTACAGCCCATTTCATTTGTATTTGATGAAAATTTAGAGAAATGTACAAATAGTAATTTGATTTTTAATATTGCGGGATCATCGGCATTTACCTTAAATATCGATCCAAATTTAATTTTAAGTCAAGTTACAACTATTGACCAACCGCGCGTTGGCTACATCGAAGCAGACAAAAATATTTTAAAATACACCAAATTTGCTGCAGTTGTAACTTCTAATTACTATTGTGGAACAACTGTGCCAACGGTTCCAGCGATTCTAGAAACATACACTGGAGTGATTGGCGTTACAAATGTAAGTGGCATTATCGAAGTGACCACAACTACAAATGGTACAGGGTTTTTGCACGAAATTCACCTTAAAAAGGTCATGCTGACCAGCGATTTGGGCGTCTCGTTCCTTTTGGCTGATGATTATTTTTATGGGCAATTGATCACAAATTAGAATTTAAGTGGACTGTATAAAAAAGCGCAATAGTTTATCGACTATTGCGCTTTTTTATACAGTCAATGTCCCGTCCTGAAATAGCGATACACAAAATGTATCATTATGAAAGAAGATCAGGGAAACCGCTACATCAAGCGCACACAGAAAGACTACACTATGTCTTTTAAATTACAAATTGTTCAAGAAATAGAGAAAGGATCTCGGTCTATTTCTGAAGTAACCAAAGAATATGGGATACAAAGTCATAGTACGGTTCTTAATTGGTTGCGAAAATTCGGTAACTTTGATTGGGAGAATCAAATACCAACTACTATGACAAAGTCACCAGAACAGAAGGTAATGGAGCTTGAAGCCAAAGTAAAACTACTGGAGAAGCAGAAGTCGCTTTTGGAACACCAAGCTTTTGTTGCAGATAAAAAAGCAATCATTTTCGATATGATGATTGATCTCGCTGAGAAAGAATATAAAATTGATATACGAAAAAACTCCTCACCCGAACAATCGACAATTTTAAAGAGCAAGAACACCAAACAGTAGTGTTCGCCTGTAATTTGTTCGGGGTAGACAGACAGGTTTATTATCGAAATATTAAAAGAAAGTCCGTAAAAGAGTCTAAAGCAATTGAAGTTGTATCGATGGTTCTATATATTAGGAAATCTATGCCCAGACTTGGTACAAAGAAATCGTACCATCTTTTAAAGGATCAATTGAAACCATTAAAAATAGGCAGGGATAAATTATTTAATATATTAAGGGCTAATCACTTACTAATCCAGCCTAGACGCAGCTATCACATCACAACTAACTCACATCATCACTTTAGAAAACATAAAAATCAAGTCCTTGGTTTAGAAATAAACAGACCTGATCAAGTATGGGTCTCTGATATAACATACATAGGCAGAAGAGAAAATCCTTGTTATTTAAGCATCATTACCGATGCATATTCTAAGAAGATTATGGGACACTACGTTGCCGATAATATGAATACTGAAAGCAGCGCATTAGCATTGAGGATGGCAATTAAACAAAGGAAAAGCAAGCAAGTTCCACTAATTCATCACTCGGATAAAGGCCTACAATATTGCGCAAAGGATTATCAAAAGATCTTAAGAAAAAATGGAATAGTAGCTAGTATGACACAGAACTCAGATCCGTACGAAAACGCCGTGGCCGAAAGAATCAATGGGATATTAAAACAGGAATTTATGATTGACAAATACAATCTAAAATTGAATCTAATCAAGAGCCTGGTTAAGGAATCAATTGACACTTACAATGAACTACGACCACATTATTCTAATTATATGCTAACTCCTAACCAAATGCATTTGCAGAACATAATTAAAATGAGAACCTATAAAACAAAAAAAAACACTTGCGAAAATGATTTTGCAAGTGTTTAATTAAATATTTTTGTCTAATAATCTGTATCGCTTATTTAGGACTAGACACAAATCTTTATTTTGCATTCTTCAATTTCCATTTGGGCGAGACTCTCGCCATAATCTTTTCAGTAAAATTGACTATTTTCTTGTGGTTCAGCTCAGGCTTTCCCTTCTCAATCTTGTTGCAACGTTTGCTCCGCAAAGCCACAATAAAGGATTTTCTTCGCCAGCT comes from the Flavobacterium ardleyense genome and includes:
- a CDS encoding IS3 family transposase; translated protein: MFACNLFGVDRQVYYRNIKRKSVKESKAIEVVSMVLYIRKSMPRLGTKKSYHLLKDQLKPLKIGRDKLFNILRANHLLIQPRRSYHITTNSHHHFRKHKNQVLGLEINRPDQVWVSDITYIGRRENPCYLSIITDAYSKKIMGHYVADNMNTESSALALRMAIKQRKSKQVPLIHHSDKGLQYCAKDYQKILRKNGIVASMTQNSDPYENAVAERINGILKQEFMIDKYNLKLNLIKSLVKESIDTYNELRPHYSNYMLTPNQMHLQNIIKMRTYKTKKNTCENDFASV
- a CDS encoding transposase, producing MKEDQGNRYIKRTQKDYTMSFKLQIVQEIEKGSRSISEVTKEYGIQSHSTVLNWLRKFGNFDWENQIPTTMTKSPEQKVMELEAKVKLLEKQKSLLEHQAFVADKKAIIFDMMIDLAEKEYKIDIRKNSSPEQSTILKSKNTKQ